One Chryseobacterium sp. StRB126 genomic region harbors:
- the metG gene encoding methionine--tRNA ligase, producing the protein MSNRKMITAALPYANGPVHIGHLAGVYIPADVYARFQRRLGKDVAFICGSDEHGIPITIRAKKEGVTPQDIVDKYHGIIKKSFADLGISFDEYSRTTSPKHYETSQDFFKVLYEKGKFTEEVSEQYFDEQAGEFLADRYIVGTCPNCGNENAYGDQCEKCGSTLSPSELINPKSMLSGNVPILKDTKNWYLPLNEYEDFLNEWIIEGHKDDWKPNVYGQVKSWLNDGLKPRAMTRDLNWGVPVPLPNAEGKVLYVWFDAPIGYISFTKEWAEKNGKDWKDYWQSENSDLVHFIGKDNIVFHCIIFPAMMKAHGDYIMPKNVPAFEFLNLENDKISTSRNWAVWAHEYVEEFPGQQDVLRYALLSSAPETKDNNFTWKDFQTKNNSELVGIFGNFINRVAVLIHKYYDGVVPQGDVNSPELKEINKAAAEISEFLDNYEFRNALSALMNLARFGNQYLQTEEPWKTIKDNPEKAAQSLFVGAQIAVGLAQLCEPFMPFSSEKLLNMFNVEKKSWSDVENQSVLIETGHKINESSLLFSKIEDHVIEAQIQKLEDTKQNNKKTNPNANPMKEEITFDDFTKIDLRTATILEAEKVEKADKLLKLTVDTGVDVRTVVSGIAESFTPEEVIGKQVMILLNLAPRKIRGIESQGMLLLTTKPDGKLSFVTPDDSNVENGIEIG; encoded by the coding sequence ATGTCAAACAGAAAGATGATTACGGCAGCTTTGCCTTATGCAAACGGTCCGGTTCATATAGGACATTTGGCAGGTGTTTATATTCCTGCGGATGTTTACGCAAGATTTCAGAGAAGATTAGGAAAAGATGTAGCGTTTATCTGTGGTTCGGATGAACACGGTATTCCTATTACCATAAGAGCTAAAAAAGAAGGCGTTACGCCACAGGATATCGTTGACAAATATCACGGGATTATTAAAAAATCTTTTGCTGATCTGGGAATTTCATTTGATGAATATTCAAGAACAACTTCACCAAAGCATTATGAAACCAGTCAGGATTTCTTCAAAGTTCTTTATGAAAAAGGAAAATTTACAGAAGAGGTTTCTGAACAATATTTTGATGAGCAGGCAGGAGAATTTCTTGCTGACCGCTATATTGTAGGAACTTGTCCGAACTGTGGTAATGAGAATGCTTACGGTGACCAGTGTGAGAAATGTGGTTCTACCCTTTCTCCCTCTGAACTGATCAACCCAAAATCAATGCTTAGCGGAAATGTTCCTATTCTTAAAGATACAAAGAACTGGTATCTGCCACTTAATGAATACGAAGATTTCTTAAACGAATGGATCATTGAAGGTCATAAAGATGACTGGAAGCCTAACGTATACGGTCAGGTTAAATCTTGGTTAAACGATGGATTAAAGCCACGTGCCATGACCAGAGACCTGAATTGGGGTGTTCCTGTTCCCCTTCCGAATGCAGAAGGAAAAGTTCTTTATGTTTGGTTTGATGCTCCTATCGGATATATTTCTTTCACAAAAGAATGGGCTGAGAAAAACGGAAAAGACTGGAAAGATTACTGGCAAAGCGAAAACAGTGATCTGGTACACTTTATCGGAAAGGATAATATTGTATTCCATTGTATTATTTTTCCAGCAATGATGAAGGCACATGGAGATTATATCATGCCTAAAAATGTACCTGCTTTTGAATTCCTGAACCTTGAGAATGATAAAATCTCAACATCAAGAAACTGGGCAGTTTGGGCGCATGAGTATGTAGAAGAATTCCCGGGACAACAGGATGTTTTAAGATATGCTCTTCTTTCATCGGCTCCTGAAACTAAGGATAATAATTTTACATGGAAGGATTTCCAAACGAAGAATAATTCTGAATTGGTAGGAATCTTCGGAAACTTTATCAACAGAGTTGCCGTTCTTATTCATAAATATTATGATGGAGTTGTTCCTCAGGGAGATGTTAACAGCCCGGAATTAAAAGAGATCAATAAGGCAGCTGCAGAAATTTCAGAATTCCTTGATAATTATGAGTTCAGAAATGCTTTATCTGCATTAATGAACCTTGCAAGATTCGGGAATCAATATCTTCAGACTGAAGAGCCTTGGAAAACCATTAAGGATAATCCGGAGAAAGCAGCTCAATCACTTTTTGTAGGAGCTCAGATTGCTGTTGGTTTAGCTCAGTTATGTGAACCATTCATGCCTTTCAGTTCTGAGAAGCTATTGAATATGTTCAATGTTGAAAAGAAAAGCTGGAGCGATGTTGAAAATCAGTCTGTATTAATTGAAACAGGTCACAAGATCAACGAATCCTCTCTTTTATTCTCAAAAATTGAAGATCATGTAATCGAAGCTCAGATTCAAAAGCTGGAAGACACCAAACAAAACAATAAGAAAACAAACCCTAACGCTAATCCAATGAAAGAAGAAATCACTTTTGATGATTTTACTAAAATAGATCTTAGAACAGCAACCATTTTAGAAGCTGAAAAAGTAGAAAAAGCAGATAAATTACTGAAACTTACTGTAGATACAGGAGTGGATGTAAGAACTGTAGTTTCAGGTATTGCAGAAAGCTTTACCCCTGAAGAAGTGATTGGTAAGCAGGTTATGATCTTATTAAACCTTGCTCCGAGAAAGATCAGAGGAATTGAGTCTCAGGGAATGTTGTTATTAACGACTAAACCGGATGGTAAATTATCTTTCGTAACACCGGATGACAGCAATGTTGAAAACGGTATTGAGATCGGATAA
- a CDS encoding TonB-dependent receptor, translating to MKKHYAFIGLLASGLLFSQTVKDTVTSKGIEDVVIVASRKPTKISEIPGTVWVVQKEKIQEQAKSGVPIKEMLSILIPSMDIGPQGRTNYGQNMRGRSALVMIDGVSLNSIRAISRQLDAIDPFNVERIEVLSGASSIYGGNATGGIINIITKAPSKKGISGETELGVRTGFMGKDDHDFRAAQSIAGKGEKFFGRLGVAYQQNGGVYGADQKQLFTDITQTDLQYNQSIDILATGGYQFNNKHKITASLQYYNSKFNGDRSLYLGENLGAFIKKDGNLLEMRDGFSSDKNVGTERYMATVTYNGNGILGGQDLYIQLATRGEKLGFLSFPWKCSSGK from the coding sequence ATGAAAAAGCATTATGCATTCATAGGTCTGTTGGCATCGGGATTATTGTTTTCCCAAACTGTTAAAGACACTGTAACCTCTAAAGGGATAGAAGATGTGGTGATCGTAGCATCAAGAAAACCTACCAAAATTTCTGAAATTCCCGGTACCGTTTGGGTTGTTCAGAAAGAAAAAATTCAGGAACAGGCTAAAAGTGGAGTTCCCATTAAGGAAATGTTATCCATATTAATTCCAAGTATGGATATCGGGCCACAGGGAAGAACCAATTACGGACAGAACATGAGGGGACGTTCTGCTCTGGTAATGATAGATGGGGTTTCTCTGAACAGTATCCGTGCGATCAGCCGCCAATTGGATGCCATTGATCCATTTAATGTCGAAAGAATAGAGGTACTTTCCGGAGCAAGTTCTATCTACGGTGGAAATGCAACCGGTGGTATCATTAATATCATTACGAAAGCACCGTCTAAAAAAGGAATCAGTGGAGAGACCGAATTAGGAGTACGTACAGGATTTATGGGCAAAGATGACCATGATTTCCGTGCAGCACAATCTATTGCAGGAAAAGGAGAAAAGTTCTTTGGAAGACTGGGAGTTGCCTATCAGCAGAATGGTGGAGTGTATGGAGCAGATCAGAAACAGTTGTTTACAGACATTACCCAAACCGATCTTCAGTACAACCAATCTATTGACATCTTGGCGACCGGGGGATATCAGTTTAACAATAAGCATAAAATAACGGCTTCCCTTCAATATTATAATTCCAAATTCAATGGAGACAGAAGCTTGTATTTAGGCGAAAATCTAGGGGCTTTTATCAAGAAAGACGGAAATTTATTGGAAATGAGAGATGGTTTTTCTTCCGATAAAAATGTAGGGACAGAACGCTATATGGCAACAGTAACCTATAATGGAAACGGAATTCTTGGAGGGCAGGATCTGTATATTCAGTTAGCCACGAGAGGTGAAAAGTTAGGATTTTTATCCTTTCCCTGGAAATGTAGCTCTGGCAAATAA
- a CDS encoding class I SAM-dependent methyltransferase: MKDLMGQAIWDYYHNENPEDLQTETSISELDELPVDYLFRDFEEMNDIEQKALQLSKGKVLDIGAGAGSHALYLQNDANLDVTALDISPKSIEVCKLRGVKHAVCKNILDFSEGTFDTVLLLMNGTGIFEGLSKIDTYLQKLGNLLNEGGQILIDSTDILYMFDRDKDGGVYIPAGGYYGELEYIVHYKGESEKPITWLYLDFNTLKNAAENNGFKVEKVLQDEDSYLAKLTKK, encoded by the coding sequence ATGAAAGATTTAATGGGGCAAGCCATCTGGGATTATTATCATAATGAAAATCCTGAAGACCTGCAGACGGAAACATCAATTTCTGAATTGGATGAACTTCCTGTAGATTATTTGTTCAGGGATTTTGAAGAGATGAATGATATTGAGCAGAAAGCATTACAGTTATCTAAAGGAAAAGTGTTGGATATTGGTGCTGGAGCCGGTTCACATGCTTTATACCTTCAGAATGATGCGAATCTTGATGTTACGGCTTTAGATATTTCTCCAAAATCCATTGAAGTTTGCAAGTTAAGAGGAGTTAAGCATGCTGTTTGCAAGAATATTCTTGATTTTTCAGAAGGAACGTTTGATACTGTTTTATTATTAATGAATGGTACCGGAATCTTTGAAGGGTTATCCAAGATAGATACCTACCTTCAGAAACTAGGAAACTTGTTGAATGAGGGTGGACAGATTTTAATCGACAGTACAGACATCCTTTATATGTTTGACCGCGATAAAGATGGTGGAGTATACATTCCTGCCGGTGGGTATTACGGAGAATTGGAATATATTGTTCATTATAAAGGTGAATCTGAAAAACCGATCACATGGTTATATCTTGACTTCAATACTTTGAAGAATGCTGCTGAAAATAATGGATTTAAAGTAGAAAAAGTATTGCAGGATGAAGATTCTTACCTGGCAAAACTGACAAAGAAATAA
- a CDS encoding TonB-dependent receptor domain-containing protein, with protein MSSSQQDTYYSGIKALLSKSWKGLNVTYGADIDFEKFEGNQSVYDITKTMSSGGLINETQYRLGRYPTNHSQSYAGYVQAKYNIIPKLQLNAGVRYQHINVKMDDFVGSEQQTQIAMGYGTSASAIPGGESSYNVTLANAGLLYKINEKHQVWGTFSQGASLADPAKFYGIGKYTLNGTNWDVISSINVKDQPLQAIKTNQFEVGYRINKGGLRAQIAGFLSNSDKTVVVDKKTFQILVNDLKLRNMGIEAEISYSMNNGVYFGASGLLIKSEVDNKGEWQKQEIYNASPSKLVTYIGYNVKNWSFRFQSLQNFKQKDELMNVVEGYNTSDLMIGYRFQFGKFNLGIQNLFNTDYQTIWSKRSQVLYSSYGIPDLFNYKGRGRTFNLSYTFEF; from the coding sequence ATGTCTTCATCTCAACAGGACACCTATTATTCAGGGATAAAGGCATTATTATCAAAATCATGGAAAGGGTTGAATGTTACCTATGGCGCTGATATAGATTTTGAAAAGTTTGAAGGAAACCAATCAGTATATGATATTACGAAAACAATGTCCAGTGGTGGATTAATCAACGAGACTCAATACAGGCTTGGAAGATATCCTACCAACCACTCACAAAGTTATGCAGGATATGTTCAGGCAAAATATAATATCATTCCTAAATTACAGCTTAATGCAGGAGTACGTTACCAGCACATCAATGTAAAAATGGATGATTTTGTAGGTTCTGAACAGCAAACACAGATTGCCATGGGATATGGAACTTCTGCCTCTGCTATTCCGGGAGGAGAAAGCTCTTATAATGTAACATTAGCGAATGCCGGATTACTCTATAAAATCAACGAAAAGCACCAGGTCTGGGGAACATTCTCTCAGGGAGCAAGTTTGGCAGATCCTGCTAAATTCTACGGAATTGGGAAATATACGCTGAATGGAACGAATTGGGATGTCATTTCAAGTATCAATGTAAAAGATCAGCCTTTACAAGCCATCAAAACCAATCAGTTTGAAGTGGGATACCGTATTAATAAAGGGGGATTGAGAGCACAGATTGCCGGGTTCTTAAGTAATTCTGACAAGACAGTAGTCGTCGATAAGAAAACATTCCAGATTCTTGTTAACGATTTAAAATTAAGAAATATGGGAATTGAAGCAGAGATTTCCTATTCCATGAACAATGGTGTTTATTTCGGAGCAAGCGGATTATTGATCAAATCTGAAGTAGACAATAAAGGAGAATGGCAGAAGCAGGAAATTTATAATGCGTCACCGTCAAAATTGGTAACCTATATTGGGTATAATGTGAAAAACTGGTCATTCAGATTCCAATCATTACAGAATTTCAAGCAGAAGGATGAGCTTATGAATGTTGTTGAAGGATACAATACATCAGACCTTATGATAGGTTACCGGTTCCAGTTTGGAAAATTCAACCTTGGAATCCAGAATCTGTTCAATACAGATTATCAGACCATCTGGAGCAAGCGTTCCCAGGTTTTATATTCAAGCTACGGAATTCCGGACCTATTTAACTATAAAGGAAGAGGCAGAACATTTAATCTGTCTTATACTTTTGAATTTTAA
- a CDS encoding HlyD family secretion protein, protein MENKEQTTQNTTPTPARPAADSKKKQNKKNKIRAIISNIIVFLVIGFGLFWLIREYFHIGNKTYTEAAQVEEFINPINTRVSAYIKEIKFIEHQRVKKGDTLVVLDEREILTQLGQAEAAYQNAMAQKTATSSSVNTVSNNINVMESNIAGAKARLWNAEQNLNRYKNLLSAEAVTRQQYDQVKTEYDAQKAAYETLVNQKQSANLSTTEVKSKLGINDAEIKRTKSALDMARINLSYTVITAPYDGVMGRRTISEGQLIQPGQQVATIVLNGQKWVTANFLESQMPNIKVGEKMMMTADALGGKQFEGVVTAVSAATGSRYSSVPTDNSTGNFIKVQQRIPVRIEFTATNKKEDLEKLSAGMNMNVNINKD, encoded by the coding sequence ATGGAAAACAAGGAACAAACTACTCAAAATACTACACCAACTCCCGCAAGACCAGCGGCAGATAGCAAAAAAAAGCAGAACAAGAAAAACAAAATCAGAGCGATTATTTCCAATATCATCGTTTTTCTGGTGATCGGATTCGGATTATTCTGGCTCATCCGTGAATATTTCCACATCGGAAACAAAACCTATACGGAAGCGGCTCAGGTAGAAGAATTCATCAACCCGATCAATACAAGAGTTTCTGCTTATATCAAAGAAATTAAATTTATTGAGCACCAAAGAGTTAAAAAAGGAGATACATTGGTTGTTTTGGATGAACGTGAAATCCTTACCCAATTAGGACAGGCTGAAGCAGCTTATCAAAACGCAATGGCTCAAAAAACAGCAACAAGTTCTTCCGTAAACACTGTTTCCAACAACATCAATGTAATGGAATCTAATATTGCCGGAGCAAAAGCAAGACTTTGGAATGCTGAACAGAACCTGAACAGATACAAAAACCTTTTATCTGCGGAAGCGGTAACAAGGCAACAATACGATCAGGTGAAAACAGAATATGATGCTCAAAAGGCAGCTTATGAAACACTGGTGAATCAGAAGCAATCTGCAAACCTTTCTACTACAGAAGTGAAAAGTAAATTAGGAATCAATGATGCAGAGATCAAAAGAACAAAATCTGCGCTGGATATGGCCAGAATCAATCTTTCTTATACTGTAATTACAGCTCCTTATGATGGAGTGATGGGAAGAAGAACGATTTCTGAAGGACAACTGATTCAACCCGGTCAGCAAGTGGCAACCATCGTATTAAATGGTCAGAAATGGGTAACGGCTAACTTCCTTGAAAGTCAGATGCCTAATATTAAAGTAGGAGAAAAGATGATGATGACGGCAGATGCCTTGGGTGGAAAGCAGTTTGAAGGAGTAGTAACTGCCGTTTCTGCAGCTACAGGATCAAGATATTCAAGCGTACCAACCGATAACTCTACCGGTAACTTTATTAAAGTTCAGCAAAGAATTCCTGTAAGAATCGAATTCACGGCTACTAATAAAAAAGAAGATCTTGAAAAGCTGAGTGCTGGGATGAATATGAACGTGAATATTAATAAAGACTAA
- a CDS encoding SusC/RagA family TonB-linked outer membrane protein — protein sequence MKNFTTVLKIAPAFLLASTVMHAQVKDSATKEKKIEEVVLIGYGKQKKSDLTGSITSVTAKDFNGGATSAGQLIQGKTPGVQITNNSGAPGSGTAIRIRGTASLNGNNAPLIVIDGVPQDFVGVNGASDPLSLINPSDIESFDILKDASATAIYGNRATNGVILITTKKGSAGRFKVNFSTVTSVSTKMSNVNVLDGDQFRDFVNANASAAYRAKLGTANTNWQNLIYQAAWGTDNNVSFSGGVKGLPYRLSLGYNEQNGIVKTNSFKRTSIGLNLNPKFFDNHLSVNVNAKGTFTDNRFVDAGVIRAATYFDPTQSVYSGNSKFGGYYEWLDAGAPNGFNVNATSNPLGMLNGIRDVSSVWRGLGNIQLDYKFHFLPDLHFNVNAGYDYTKSDGQKSVSPIFRPGINDMGSSRLYSMEKKNKLLETYFNYLKKITAINTSVDLTAGYSYQDFLTVIPGETNYKGNAATQVNRDFETRNTLLSFYGRAIFTIADKYVISGSMRRDGSSRFFNGTRDNVWGNFPGVSVAWKLNEESFIRDISAISNLKIRAGWGKTGQQELPGLDGNRPNNYPAYASYAGSNPGAYYELGSQYYYMFRPTNYNPNLTWETTTTKNIGVDFGFAKNRITGSIDLFRKDTKDLLVYVNTPAGGVSNANWMNVGNMKNEGIEGSITFVPIKTEKTTWEVSFNATHYKPVVTNLLQRADASFNIAVGGIEGGAGNMIQAHAVGQAPNSFWVFQQVYDANGKPVDGAYVDRNGDGKIDTGDKYYYKSTTPDALLGFSTKLNYKNWDFGLSARAVLGNYVYNNAASNSSLQSASTNEYLQNVFYTAPEYALKDSNRYFSDIYVENASFFRLDNLNVGYNFGNIFNKNSNLKVYAMAQNVFVITKYKGVDPEVFGGIDNGYYQMPRIYSLGLNFQF from the coding sequence GTGAAGAATTTTACAACGGTATTAAAAATAGCGCCTGCTTTTTTACTGGCAAGTACAGTAATGCATGCGCAGGTTAAAGACTCGGCCACCAAAGAGAAGAAAATCGAGGAGGTAGTCTTGATTGGATATGGTAAGCAGAAGAAATCGGATCTTACAGGATCTATTACTTCTGTAACAGCCAAAGACTTTAACGGTGGAGCAACTTCTGCAGGACAGCTTATTCAGGGGAAAACACCTGGAGTACAGATCACTAATAATAGTGGTGCGCCTGGATCCGGAACTGCAATCAGAATTAGAGGTACAGCGTCTTTAAATGGGAATAACGCTCCACTAATTGTAATTGATGGGGTACCACAGGATTTTGTAGGGGTAAACGGAGCTTCTGATCCTCTATCATTAATAAACCCTAGTGATATAGAATCTTTTGACATTCTAAAAGATGCTTCAGCTACCGCAATCTACGGTAACAGAGCAACAAATGGGGTTATCTTAATTACGACTAAAAAAGGATCTGCAGGAAGATTTAAAGTAAATTTTTCTACAGTAACTTCTGTTTCTACCAAAATGAGTAATGTAAATGTTTTAGATGGTGATCAGTTTAGGGATTTTGTGAATGCAAATGCATCTGCTGCCTATAGAGCTAAATTAGGAACAGCTAACACTAACTGGCAGAACCTTATCTATCAGGCTGCCTGGGGAACAGATAATAACGTGTCTTTCTCAGGAGGTGTTAAAGGGTTACCATATCGTTTATCATTAGGGTATAATGAACAAAATGGTATTGTAAAAACGAATTCATTCAAAAGAACTTCAATTGGATTAAACTTGAATCCTAAGTTTTTTGATAATCACCTTTCTGTAAACGTTAACGCAAAAGGAACCTTTACAGATAATAGATTTGTAGACGCAGGAGTAATTAGAGCGGCAACTTATTTTGATCCTACGCAGTCAGTATATTCCGGAAACTCCAAATTTGGTGGCTATTATGAATGGCTGGATGCAGGTGCACCTAATGGATTTAATGTGAATGCTACATCAAATCCACTTGGAATGCTGAATGGTATCCGTGATGTTTCTTCTGTATGGAGGGGACTTGGAAACATTCAATTAGATTATAAGTTTCATTTTCTTCCAGATCTGCATTTTAATGTAAATGCAGGATATGATTATACAAAAAGTGACGGTCAAAAATCTGTTAGTCCTATTTTTAGACCAGGGATAAATGATATGGGAAGTTCCAGACTCTATAGTATGGAAAAGAAGAATAAGTTATTGGAAACTTATTTTAATTATCTTAAGAAAATTACCGCCATCAATACAAGTGTAGATCTTACAGCAGGGTATTCTTATCAGGATTTCCTTACGGTTATACCAGGAGAAACTAATTATAAAGGAAATGCTGCAACTCAGGTTAACAGAGATTTTGAAACAAGAAATACACTACTTTCTTTTTATGGAAGAGCTATTTTTACGATTGCTGATAAGTATGTGATTTCCGGATCCATGAGAAGAGATGGTTCTTCAAGATTCTTTAATGGAACCAGAGATAATGTTTGGGGTAACTTCCCTGGGGTATCTGTAGCCTGGAAATTAAATGAAGAAAGTTTTATTAGAGATATTTCAGCCATCAGTAATTTAAAAATTAGAGCTGGTTGGGGGAAAACAGGTCAACAGGAACTTCCTGGGTTGGATGGGAACAGGCCTAATAATTATCCTGCTTATGCCTCATACGCCGGAAGTAATCCGGGAGCTTATTATGAATTAGGCAGCCAATACTATTATATGTTCCGTCCTACCAACTATAATCCTAATTTAACTTGGGAGACAACTACGACTAAAAACATTGGGGTAGATTTCGGTTTTGCTAAAAATAGAATTACAGGTTCCATTGATTTATTCAGAAAAGATACAAAAGATCTTTTGGTATACGTAAATACGCCTGCCGGAGGGGTGAGTAATGCGAACTGGATGAATGTAGGAAACATGAAAAATGAAGGGATAGAAGGAAGTATTACTTTCGTTCCTATTAAAACTGAAAAAACAACCTGGGAAGTAAGCTTTAATGCAACACATTATAAACCAGTTGTTACAAACCTTTTACAGAGAGCAGATGCGTCTTTTAATATTGCCGTTGGTGGTATAGAAGGAGGAGCAGGAAATATGATTCAGGCCCATGCAGTAGGACAGGCACCAAACTCTTTCTGGGTATTCCAACAGGTATATGATGCGAATGGTAAGCCTGTTGATGGAGCCTATGTAGACAGAAACGGAGACGGAAAAATAGATACTGGTGATAAGTATTATTACAAGTCTACCACTCCTGATGCCTTATTAGGATTCTCAACCAAACTTAATTATAAAAACTGGGATTTTGGATTAAGTGCAAGAGCTGTATTAGGAAACTACGTATATAACAATGCGGCATCAAACAGTTCTTTGCAGTCTGCATCTACCAATGAATATCTTCAGAATGTCTTTTATACTGCACCAGAATATGCTCTAAAAGATTCCAACAGATATTTTTCTGATATATATGTAGAAAATGCTTCTTTCTTTAGATTAGATAATCTGAATGTCGGATATAATTTCGGAAATATTTTTAATAAAAATAGTAATCTGAAAGTATATGCAATGGCGCAAAATGTTTTTGTAATCACTAAATATAAAGGGGTTGACCCTGAGGTATTTGGTGGAATTGATAATGGATATTATCAAATGCCTAGAATTTATTCCTTAGGACTTAATTTTCAATTTTAA
- a CDS encoding siderophore-interacting protein, whose product MAQISTGQFIAEVTRKEYITDHFIRVYLYSPEVQLFKNTTIGDNNKIAIPPVGVNEVYFPTIDENHEWVHPPKEVAPSIRTYTHRGIDLEKNEVFIDFVDHGDGGPASKWVRNAQAGSKLGVMMRLDGKGLYPEAEWYLLAGDATAIPVLSAILETLPETAKGVCIIEVHGKEDEQILETKADIEFRWLHNSQPQISSEIADVVKSIDIPEASKFGYVACEFSSVKEIRTFLRKEKNWTSKELYAFSYWKAGKAENESQADRREEKESIA is encoded by the coding sequence ATGGCTCAAATTTCAACAGGGCAGTTCATTGCCGAAGTCACCAGAAAAGAATACATTACCGATCATTTTATCAGAGTGTATTTGTATTCTCCGGAAGTTCAATTGTTTAAAAACACTACGATAGGAGACAATAATAAAATTGCCATTCCTCCGGTTGGGGTAAACGAAGTTTATTTTCCGACGATAGATGAAAACCATGAATGGGTGCATCCGCCAAAAGAAGTGGCTCCATCCATCAGAACGTATACGCATAGAGGAATTGATCTGGAAAAGAATGAAGTATTCATTGATTTTGTGGATCATGGAGACGGAGGCCCGGCCTCAAAATGGGTTAGAAATGCACAAGCAGGATCAAAACTTGGTGTAATGATGCGTCTGGATGGAAAAGGGCTATATCCTGAAGCAGAATGGTATTTATTGGCAGGTGATGCTACCGCAATTCCTGTGTTGAGTGCTATTTTGGAAACGCTTCCGGAAACAGCAAAAGGAGTCTGTATTATCGAAGTTCATGGAAAAGAAGATGAGCAGATATTGGAAACCAAAGCAGATATTGAATTTAGATGGCTTCATAATTCCCAGCCTCAAATCAGCAGTGAAATTGCTGATGTGGTGAAGAGTATTGATATTCCTGAAGCTTCAAAATTCGGGTATGTAGCTTGTGAATTCTCCAGCGTTAAAGAAATACGTACTTTCCTTCGAAAAGAGAAAAACTGGACTTCAAAAGAGCTCTATGCATTTTCTTACTGGAAAGCTGGGAAAGCAGAAAACGAGTCGCAGGCAGACAGACGTGAAGAAAAGGAATCTATAGCATAG